A stretch of Canis lupus baileyi chromosome 2, mCanLup2.hap1, whole genome shotgun sequence DNA encodes these proteins:
- the CPLX1 gene encoding complexin-1 isoform X1 has translation MEFVMKQALGGATKDMGKMLGGDEEKDPDAAKKEEERQEALRQEEEERKAKYAKMEAEREAMRQGIRDKYGIKKKEEREAEAQAAMEANSEGSLTRPKKAIPPGCGDEPEEEDESILDTVIKYLPGPLQDMFKK, from the exons ATGGAGTTCGTGATGAAACAGGCCCTGGGAG GAGCCACAAAGGACATGGGGAAGATGCTGGGGGGTGACGAGGAGAAGGACCCCGACGCGgccaagaaggaggaggagcgCCAGGAGGCCCTgcggcaggaggaggaggagcgcaAGGCCAAGTACGCCAAGATGGAGGCGGAGCGTGAGGCCATGCGCCAGGGCATCCGGGACAAG tacgGCATCAAGAAGAAGGAGGAGCGCGAGGCGGAGGCCCAGGCCGCCATGGAGGCCAATTCAGAGGGCAGCCTGACCAGGCCCAAGAAGGCCATCCCGCCGGGCTGCGGGGACGAGCCGGAGGAGGAGGACGAGAGCATCCTGGACACCGTCATCAAGTACCTGCCCGGGCCGCTGCAGGACATGTTCAAGAAATAA
- the CPLX1 gene encoding complexin-1 isoform X2, with translation MGKMLGGDEEKDPDAAKKEEERQEALRQEEEERKAKYAKMEAEREAMRQGIRDKYGIKKKEEREAEAQAAMEANSEGSLTRPKKAIPPGCGDEPEEEDESILDTVIKYLPGPLQDMFKK, from the exons ATGGGGAAGATGCTGGGGGGTGACGAGGAGAAGGACCCCGACGCGgccaagaaggaggaggagcgCCAGGAGGCCCTgcggcaggaggaggaggagcgcaAGGCCAAGTACGCCAAGATGGAGGCGGAGCGTGAGGCCATGCGCCAGGGCATCCGGGACAAG tacgGCATCAAGAAGAAGGAGGAGCGCGAGGCGGAGGCCCAGGCCGCCATGGAGGCCAATTCAGAGGGCAGCCTGACCAGGCCCAAGAAGGCCATCCCGCCGGGCTGCGGGGACGAGCCGGAGGAGGAGGACGAGAGCATCCTGGACACCGTCATCAAGTACCTGCCCGGGCCGCTGCAGGACATGTTCAAGAAATAA